The Triticum aestivum cultivar Chinese Spring chromosome 7B, IWGSC CS RefSeq v2.1, whole genome shotgun sequence genome window below encodes:
- the LOC123159756 gene encoding putative germin-like protein 2-3: MAIRVLLLAGALLALACSHGATASDPSHLQDFCVADKTSPVRVNGLACKAAKEVVVEDFYFSGLHVAGNTTNKQGSAVTAVNVAQIGGLNTMGVSLVRIDYAPFGLNPPHTHPRSTEILTVLEGCLHVGFVTSNPENKHFDKVLNKGDVFVFPKGLIHYQYNNRTTGAVAIAALSSQNPGVITIANAVFGAEPSIPAGITTKAFQVEKSTVDWIQAQF, translated from the exons ATGGCCATTCGAGTGTTGCTCCTTGCAGGAGCTCTCCTGGCCCTTGCATGCTCGCATGGCGCCACCGCCTCCGACCCCAGCCATCTCCAGGACTTCTGCGTCGCTGACAAGACGTCTCCAG TGCGTGTCAACGGACTGGCTTGCAAGGCCGCGAAAGAGGTCGTCGTCGAGGACTTCTACTTCTCCGGCCTCCACGTGGCTGGCAACACCACGAACAAGCAGGGCTCGGCGGTGACCGCCGTCAACGTCGCGCAAATCGGTGGACTGAACACCATGGGTGTCTCCCTCGTCCGCATTGACTATGCACCGTTCGGCCTGAACCCTCCCCACACCCACCCACGTTCCACCGAGATTTTGACTGTGCTAGAGGGATGTCTGCACGTCGGGTTTGTGACCTCGAACCCCGAGAACAAGCACTTCGACAAGGTTCTCAACAAGGGAGATGTGTTTGTGTTTCCTAAGGGCCTCATCCATTACCAATACAATAACAGGACTACCGGTGCGGTGGCTATTGCGGCGCTGAGCAGCCAGAACCCTGGAGTGATCACGATAGCCAACGCGGTGTTTGGAGCCGAGCCTTCCATCCCAGCCGGTATTACTACCAAGGCCTTCCAGGTGGAGAAGAGCACGGTGGATTGGATCCAGGCACAGTTCTAA